A window from Borrelia puertoricensis encodes these proteins:
- a CDS encoding variable large family protein, translated as MTLFLLLSCGSGQQSLDAANGGGAATGGSSLSSVLMEVGRSAENAFYSFLELLSGTLGFTAKSTTKKSDVGSYFSSLGTRLGDASDELEQVAKKSEGEGAKDGPIAVAIRSAVDAAKTTLSTLKTHLESLKDIGDDKVVGWAENDQQGIKPADDGLNKFFNALQLIVKAATDAGVLAPKAGNTTLTVNGIDNKDGAKILAIDKPGAAVGDKATLIVSAVSGEEMLASIVASKDSDQALGAAADGTTTAMSFAKGGTKDNLSNANTPKAAAVAGGIALRSLVKDGKLASHNDNSEKAVQAAGVSAANKLLVAVEDIIKKTVKNVLRTAKEKIDKAREPKPAE; from the coding sequence ATGACTTTATTTTTACTTCTTAGCTGTGGCAGTGGACAACAATCACTTGATGCTGCTAATGGTGGCGGGGCAGCTACAGGAGGGAGCAGTTTAAGTTCAGTTCTCATGGAGGTAGGTAGGAGTGCTGAAAATGCTTTTTATTCATTTTTAGAGTTACTTTCCGGTACATTAGGCTTTACTGCTAAATCAACTACAAAGAAGAGTGATGTAGGAAGTTATTTTAGTAGTCTAGGTACGAGGCTTGGAGACGCATCAGATGAGTTAGAACAAGTGGCAAAAAAGTCAGAAGGAGAAGGAGCTAAAGATGGACCAATAGCCGTAGCAATTAGAAGTGCAGTTGATGCTGCTAAGACTACTTTAAGCACATTAAAAACCCATTTAGAGTCCTTAAAAGATATAGGTGATGATAAAGTAGTGGGTTGGGCAGAAAATGATCAACAAGGAATCAAACCAGCTGATGATGGATTGAATAAATTCTTTAATGCATTGCAGTTGATAGTAAAGGCAGCAACAGATGCAGGTGTTTTAGCACCAAAAGCAGGGAATACAACATTGACAGTAAATGGGATAGATAATAAAGATGGGGCTAAGATATTAGCTATAGATAAACCAGGGGCAGCAGTGGGAGATAAAGCAACATTAATAGTATCAGCGGTCAGTGGTGAGGAGATGTTAGCTTCAATAGTTGCATCGAAAGACAGTGATCAAGCACTAGGAGCTGCGGCAGATGGAACTACAACTGCGATGAGTTTTGCTAAAGGAGGAACAAAGGATAATCTGTCAAATGCAAATACTCCAAAAGCAGCAGCAGTAGCGGGAGGAATAGCCCTACGTTCCCTGGTTAAAGATGGTAAATTAGCTTCACATAATGATAATAGTGAAAAAGCAGTACAAGCCGCAGGAGTAAGCGCAGCAAATAAGTTATTAGTAGCAGTAGAAGATATAATTAAAAAGACAGTAAAGAATGTGCTTAGAACAGCAAAAGAAAAAATAGATAAAGCAAGAGAGCCAAAACCAGCAGAGTAG